The proteins below are encoded in one region of Oncorhynchus nerka isolate Pitt River linkage group LG15, Oner_Uvic_2.0, whole genome shotgun sequence:
- the LOC115116648 gene encoding putative zinc finger protein 833, with protein sequence MSSLSFSLPAKEEVDRWTEKDVLVKEKKEEEAVTVKEEKEEEAVTVKQEVEGEAVTVKEEEKDVKEEESFRVKEEDAVCGMKEEGEITVPLEETGDLINTRERPDSEKPETSKPARRHHCSQCGMIFNQLRCLKRHERIHTGEKPFQCFQCGKCYSLLASMKRHERIHTGEKPHHCSQCGKSFFSSGCLKRHEMIHTGEKPHHCSQCGKRFNRKEYLKEHERIHTGEKRDKSFQCSKCGNNFSLLASLKIHDRIHTGEKPHHCSQCGKSFKLKGQLKQHEIIHTGEKPYHCSQCEKSFSWLGHMRRHKRVHTGDKDVGC encoded by the exons ATGAGCTCACTAAGCTTCTCCCTCCCTGCTAAAGAAGAGGTGGACCGCTGGACGGAGAAAGATGTTCTCGTGAAAgagaagaaggaagaggaggctgttacagtgaaagaggagaaggaagaggaggctgtCACAGTTAAACAAGAAGTAGAGGGTGAAGCTGTTACAgtgaaggaagaggagaaagacgTGAAAGAGGAAGAATCTTttagagtgaaagaggaggatgcaGTTTGTGGaatgaaggaggagggggagattacTGTCCCATTGGAGGAGACTGgagatctgattaacacca GAGAAAGACCAGACTCTGAGAAACCAGAGACGTCCAAACCAGCAAGACgacaccactgctcccagtgtggaatgATTTTTAACCAGTTAAGGTGTCTGAAacgacatgagagaatacacacaggggagaagcctttccAATGCTTCCAGTGTGGAAAGTGTTATTCCTTGTTAGCGAGCATGAAAAGACATGAGaggatacacacaggagagaagcctcatcactgctcccagtgtggaaagagttttttCTCATCAGGGTGCCTGAAAAGACATGAGATGATACACACAGGGGAAAAACCTcatcactgctcccagtgtggaaagcgtTTTAACCGGAAAGAATACCTGAAAgagcatgagagaatacacacaggagagaagcgaGATAAATCTTTCCAATGCTCTAAGTGTGGAAATAATTTTTCCTTGTTAGCgagcctgaaaatacatgatagaatacacacaggggagaagcctcatcattgctcccagtgtggaaagagttttaagcTGAAAGGACAATTGAAACAGCATGAGATaatccacacaggggagaagccgtaccactgctcccaatgtgaaAAGAGTTTTTCCTGGTTGGGTCACATGAGAAGACATAAGAGAGTACACACAGGAGATAAGGATGTAGGCTGCTGA
- the LOC115117081 gene encoding zinc finger protein 239-like, whose amino-acid sequence MLTSLLTSSTMSSLSFSLPAKEEVCWTEKDVLVKEEKEEEAVTVKEEKEEEAVTVKEEKEGEAVTVKEEKEGEAVTVKQEVEGEAVTVKEEEESLRVKEEDAVFGMKEEEITVTLEETGDLINTRERPDSEEPETSKPARRHHCSLCGKGFNQLRDLKRHERIHTGEKPFQCSQCGKSFSLLASLTRHERTHTGNKPHHCSQCGKMFIQLGNLKIHERIHTGEKPHHCPQCGKSFHRKEYLKEHESIHTGEKRDKPFQCSQCGKSFSLLASLKRHERTHTGEKPHHCPQCGKSFNLKEYLKVHERIHTGEKPYHCSQCEKSFAWLGYLRRHERTHTGEKPHHCSRCGKSFTQLGHMRRHEEYTGDKDVG is encoded by the exons atgctaactagcttGCTAACATCCTCGACCATGAGCTCACTAAGCTTCTCCCTCCCTGCTAAAGaagaggtctgctggacggagaaagatgTTCTCgtgaaagaagagaaggaagaggaggctgttacagtgaaagaggagaaggaagaggaggctgttacagtgaaagaggagaaggaaggggaggctgttacagtgaaagaggagaaggaaggggaggcTGTTACAGTTAAACAAGAggtagagggtgaggctgttacagtgaaagaagaggaagaatctttaagagtgaaagaggaggatgcagtttttggaatgaaggaggaggagattaCTGTCACGTTGGAGGAGACTGgagatctgattaacacca GAGAAAGACCAGACTCAGAGGAACCAGAGACGTCCAAACCAGCAAGACGACACCACTgctccctctgtggaaagggttttaacCAGTTAAGGGACCTGAAACGACATGAacgaatacacacaggggagaagcctttccaatgctcccagtgtggaaaaagTTTTTCCTTGTTAGCGAGCCTGACAAgacatgagaggacacacacaggaaataAGCCTCATCACTGCTCTCAATGTGGAAAGATGTTTATTCAGTTAGGGAACTTAAAaatacatgagagaatacacacaggggaaaaacctcatcactgcccccagtgtggaaagagcttTCACCGGAAAGAATACCTGAAAGAGCATGAgagcatacacacaggagagaagcgaGATAAACCTTTccaatgctcccagtgtggaaagagtttttccTTGTTAGCGAGCCTGAAAAgacatgagaggacacacacaggagagaagcctcatCACTGcccccagtgtggaaagagttttaaccTTAAAGAATACCTGAAAgtgcatgagagaatacacacaggggagaagccctaccactgctcccaatgtgaaAAGAGTTTTGCTTGGTTAGGGTATCTGAGAAGACATGAGAGGacgcacacaggagagaagcctcatCATTGCTCCcggtgtggaaagagttttacccagtTAGGTCACATGAGAAGACATGAAGAATACACAGGAGATAAGGATGTAGGCTGA